Proteins encoded in a region of the Nicotiana tomentosiformis chromosome 9, ASM39032v3, whole genome shotgun sequence genome:
- the LOC104091527 gene encoding agamous-like MADS-box protein AGL61 yields the protein MDKEKKTAGRQSIPMERIENPEDRYTTFSKRRSGLYKKANNLVEECGVDIGIALFSPAGNPFSFFHPTPNLILDPVENPNIELSESTKLVAAYARNNVNQTNSRINEIETIEEGVKSRMLLLEQLNKTRQIDSYKCIDQFKADDIIKYEAWLQSVVFGLENHLKQLGNGASSSSEAPSDNADNSPSASNE from the coding sequence aTGGATAAGGAGAAGAAGACTGCAGGACGCCAATCAATTCCTATGGAAAGAATAGAAAACCCAGAGGATCGCTACACTACATTCTCTAAGCGCCGGTCGGGGTTATATAAGAAAGCAAATAATTTGGTTGAAGAATGTGGCGTAGATATAGGAATAGCTCTTTTTTCGCCGGCTGGTAATCCATTTTCTTTTTTTCACCCAACGCCTAATCTAATCTTAGATCCAGTTGAGAATCCTAACATAGAATTGAGCGAAAGTACAAAACTTGTTGCTGCATATGCACGAAATAATGTAAACCAAACCAACAGTAGGATTAATGAGATTGAGACAATAGAAGAGGGTGTAAAAAGTCGAATGCTTTTACTTGAACAACTGAACAAAACTAGACAGATAGATTCGTATAAATGCATTGACCAGTTCAAAGCAGATGATATAATCAAATATGAAGCTTGGTTACAGAGCGTTGTCTTTGGATTGGAAAATCATTTAAAACAGTTAGGGAATGGAGCTTCATCCTCCTCAGAAGCACCTTCGGATAATGCAGATAACTCGCCTAGCGCTTCAAATGAATAA